The Desulfovibrio psychrotolerans nucleotide sequence CACGGCATCCAAGCTGGGCGGCATGGATGCCCTGCTCGCCACGGTGATGATGCCCCCCGGCTATCCCGTAGGCACCGTGGCGCTGGATAAGGCCGGTGCCAAAAACGCAGGCTGGCTTGCCGCGCAGATCATCGCCCTGCAAGACCCCGCCGTGGCGCAGAAACTGGCCGCAGCCCGTGCCGAGTTCAAGGAACAGGTCATCAGGGGCGCAGAAGAGCTGGAAGCCCGCATGGCTGCCAAGTAGCCTTTCGCGCATACGAAACAACAAAGGGCCGTCCGAAGGGGCGGCCTTTTCTTATCTCTCCAGCATTGTTAAAAAGTTATAATTCCTCCTCTCCATTCATCGAGTATCCTGTACGGCAATAAGAACTGGAGCCAGTCACGGACAAAGATCCGCTGGCCCCGCCAACAAATGGAGAACATCATGAAAAAACGTACCGCCGTCCGCCTGTGCATAGCCCTTATTGCAGCCCTCCTTCTGATCTCAGGCCCGGCCTTGCTCAACGCCGCCCCGCCTGCTGCGGACCACTCGGCCCATGTAGGTCACGAAGCCGTTGAGGCCGCCGGCGAGATGATTGAAGGCGCAGATACCATGTTGGAAGCGACTGATGCCATGGACAAGGAAGCCATGACTAAAGGCGAAATGAAGATGGAACATGGCAAGAGCAAAATGGATAAGCACTCCGGCATGAGTGAAGGCAAAAAAATGATGATGGAAGGGCATTCCAAGATGATGGAAGGCAAGAAGATGATGGAAGGCGGCGATATGGAAAAATGCAAGATGATGATGCAGGAAGGCCACGCCAAAATGATGGAAGGCAAGAAGATGATGGAAAAAGAAGCTGAAGCCCCGAAGCAGTAATCAAAAATCCCCCCAATCAAAAATCCCCCCTGTCCGCCAATGTCACTACACAGTGCGGGCAGGGGGTTATTTTCCCCCTCACCCCGCAAACCCTGCATATTCCATATTCCACGCAGCCTCCCTTTCCGGCACTGCCCCGTTTTCCTCCCCTCTTCCCACCTGACAGCCGCCGCCGGTTCGGCTACAAGGAACACATGTTCCAGCCGCTCATGCACCCCATAGGCGATATCGGCTTTGTTTTCGCCCACATGGCCACCCCGCCCGGCCATGCCGCCACGCCGTATGCCGTGGCGGCCATACGCCTTTCTCCCGCAGGGGTGCAGACGGAATATACCTCGCTCATCCGCTGCCCCCTCACCCGTGCCCGCGACTACATGCACTCCCATGTCAGCCGCAGGCAGCTTGCGGCGGCACCGTCCCATGAGCAGGTGCGGGAAGAGCTGTGCGCCTTTCTTGCCGGACTGGAATGCGTGCTCTGCTTCGACCCCTACGATGCCGCCCCCGCGCTGAAAACCCTGCTGGACGGCACCCGCGTGTTCGACCTCGGCTTTGCGGCAGATTTCTTCATGCCGTGGGCATCCACCGCCTCCCCCCGCCAGATGTGGGAGGTCATCCACGGACAACCGCGAGACAAGGTGAGCTTTTCTGCGGAAGAAGGCGCGGAACTGTGCCTTGCCTTCACCCGGCACCTCTTCGGCACCGTGCTGGCAGACAGCCGCTTCCCCGGTGCGCGCTCCCTGCGGCACTACCTTGCACACAGCGACACCCTGTTCGGCGATATGTGCCGCCACCTCATGCACCGCCACGGCGACTACTTCGGCGGCGGACTCGTGCCTCCGGTCACGGCGGAAGATACTGCGGATTGGCAGCAGTTTCTGGAACAGGCCCCGGCGGTGGACAAGCAGGCGGGCAACGCGCCCTCCGGCGGTCAGGCCTTCACCCCCGTGCCGGAAAAAGAGATACGCCAGCTGTACGAGCAACTGGCACATACGCGCAAAGGCTACCGGGTGCGCGAACCGCAGGTCGCCTATGCCGGGCACGTTGCCCACGCGCTGAACATCAACGCCGTGGCCTGTCTGGAAGCAGGCACCGGAACGGGCAAAACACTGGGCTACCTGCTGCCCGTCATGGAATTTCTCAAACGCAACCCCGGCCAGCGTGTGGCCATCGCCACCTACACCAAGAGCCTGCAAAACCAGCTTCACGGCAACGAACTGGAAGCCTGCCGCGCCCTGTTCGGGCAGTACCGCAGCATCCCGTCCGCCCTCATCAAGGGCAAAAGCAATTACGTGTGCGCCGCCAAACTGGACGATGTGCTCTCGCCAGACCTGCGCGGCCCCGGGCTGCTGGCATGGCTCTTCTTTGTGAACATCTGCTTCCGCTACCGCCTTGCGGATTGCGAGGACATCTCCCCGCGCCTGCGCAGACGGCTGGATGCAGACCGCCAGCTCACCTCGCTCATGCTGGAAGTTTCGGCAGGCAGCGGGTGCCACGCCACGCACACCCGGTGTCCCGCGCAGGTGGTCACGGCAGAGGCAGCCAATGCCCGCCTTGTCATCACCAACCATAACAAACTCATCCTCATGGAAAAGGACGGCAAACTGAGCGGGCTGTTCCGCCACTGCATCATAGATGAAGCCAACCACTTCGAAGATGCGGTGCGCAGTGCCATGAGCCCGGAAATAGCCGCATCCGACGTGCGCGGTCATGTGCGCTACCTGCGTGAACAGTGCCGCAGGCTGTCAGTATCGCCCTCTGCCCCCGAACCGGACAGGCGCAAGGCCGAATCCGCCGTGGAGGCCATGGGCACCCTGCTGCGCGCCATGGACGACCTGCGCGACAAATTTCTGTCCATGGACAGGGGGGCACTGGGCGGCGCGGTCTCCATCCCCCCCGCGCACAGCGCCTTCAGCGGCGGCAGCCTTGCCCACGAGCTGAAACGCCTGCATGCCCTCATGGAATCGGTGCACGAGCACACGGCCCTGTTCGCGGGCAAGGAATCGGCGCGCCTGCCCATGCACTACAAGGCACTCTCCCGCTGCCGCACCATGCGCACCCTTGTGCACGAGTCCATGTTCAGCCTTGCCCAACTGCGCACCGGGCTGGATTCGGAAGGCACGTGGCAGTCCGTACAGGTCTTTCCGCGCAGCTGGACCATAAGCGGCGGGCATGTCTACGTGGGACCACTGGTGCGCAACCACATTCTGTCCCGGCGCGATACCGTGGTCTTCACCTCCGCCACGCTCACCCATCAGGCCAGTTTCGACCCCTTCCGGCGCAGTCTCGGGCTGGGCAAGGGCACGCAGCCTGTCATTTTCGACAACCCGGAACTTCCGCCCAAACCTTGCTTCGTCACCCGCGTTGCGCCCCCCTTTGAGCCGGACTTCTCCCTTGTGGTGCCCTCCGGCGCGCCCACCGCCGTGTTTGAGCACAAAACCACATGGCTCAACTACGCCGCGCAGGAAATCCCCCGCCTCATAGACGCCAACCACGGCGCAACACTGGTCCTCTGCGCCAGCTATGACGACCTTGAGGCACTGCGCGAACGGCTGGAACAGGAGTACGACGGTGAATATCCCCTCCTGTTCCAGAAGAAGGGAGAACCGCCCGCCGCCCTGTGCGACGAATTCCGCGCCGCCCGCGAAAGCGTGCTCTTCGGGGTGGAAACCTTCTGGCACGGGGTGGACTTTCCCGGCGACACCCTCACGCAGGTCATCATCACCCGCCTGCCCTATCCTTCGCCCGCCTCGCCTCTCATGGACGCCCGCCACCGCTGCCTGCCGGAAGCCGCCTACTGGGACCGCTACCGCTACGAAACCGCCATTAAATTCCGGCAGGGCGTGGGCAGGCTCATCCGGCGCGAAACGGACAGCGGCATTGTGGTGGTGCTGGATAACCGCCTGCTTGCCAACAGAAACCTCGCCCCCTGCCCCATCATTGAAGGGCTGCACAACCTTCCGGAGCGTCACAGGCGCGGCAGGCGGTAATACCCGCGCGTAATTCTCGGAAAAAATTCGCTCCATTCCGCGCAGGGTTATTTCCTACCGGAGTTGTCCATAACCCTTTTCCCACCTGCCTTCCGGGGCCGGGCCTCCCTCAAGACTGGTCACTTGAACAGTTTTAGGCGCAATCATTTCAGCACATTACCCACGCAAAACGCACCCGAAAAAATTTCAAAATCGCTTGACGACCCCTGTCATTTCGCCTACCTGATGGGTAGGAATTAACTCATACCAACATGGTAGGTTTTTACCTGTAGGAGGTATGGGTTTACGGCAGCCGTGCGGAAGGGCGCGACTGCCGGAAAAACCAAGACAAACGCCGCAAACCATTCTGCTCAGCCACCATATGTCTCATATGGCGGTTTCGCTTTTGCGGCAGGGTCTCATACCTGTCACACGTTCCGACGGGAACCGGAACGGAGACATCTGGCTGAGGGAAGTCTGAAGGACGTGTGTGTAATTTCATCGAAAGGACTGCCACTATGATGAAAGGAAGATCACTGCTGCGATGGGCGGGACTGCTGATTGCGGTTGCGCTTGTCTCGGTCTGGGGGCACGAAGCGCGTAGCTCCAAGGCCGCAGGTGACTCTGCCGCAGGTTATGCCGATATCATCACCATCGATATCGTCGGGGAGATGGGAAGCACGGAGCTGCCTCCTGTCACCTATCGTCATGACCTGCATACGGAAGCAATGAAAAAACTGAACAAGGATTGCTCCGCCTGCCACAAAACGCAGGATGACAAAATGTCCCTCAAATTCATGCGCACCGAAGACGGCAGCGTAGCGGAGATGAAGGAACTGTACCACTCCAACTGTTTTGCCTGCCACGCGGAACAGGCTGCTGCGGGCAACAATACCGGCCCGCAGGACGGCCAGTGTC carries:
- a CDS encoding ATP-dependent DNA helicase codes for the protein MFQPLMHPIGDIGFVFAHMATPPGHAATPYAVAAIRLSPAGVQTEYTSLIRCPLTRARDYMHSHVSRRQLAAAPSHEQVREELCAFLAGLECVLCFDPYDAAPALKTLLDGTRVFDLGFAADFFMPWASTASPRQMWEVIHGQPRDKVSFSAEEGAELCLAFTRHLFGTVLADSRFPGARSLRHYLAHSDTLFGDMCRHLMHRHGDYFGGGLVPPVTAEDTADWQQFLEQAPAVDKQAGNAPSGGQAFTPVPEKEIRQLYEQLAHTRKGYRVREPQVAYAGHVAHALNINAVACLEAGTGTGKTLGYLLPVMEFLKRNPGQRVAIATYTKSLQNQLHGNELEACRALFGQYRSIPSALIKGKSNYVCAAKLDDVLSPDLRGPGLLAWLFFVNICFRYRLADCEDISPRLRRRLDADRQLTSLMLEVSAGSGCHATHTRCPAQVVTAEAANARLVITNHNKLILMEKDGKLSGLFRHCIIDEANHFEDAVRSAMSPEIAASDVRGHVRYLREQCRRLSVSPSAPEPDRRKAESAVEAMGTLLRAMDDLRDKFLSMDRGALGGAVSIPPAHSAFSGGSLAHELKRLHALMESVHEHTALFAGKESARLPMHYKALSRCRTMRTLVHESMFSLAQLRTGLDSEGTWQSVQVFPRSWTISGGHVYVGPLVRNHILSRRDTVVFTSATLTHQASFDPFRRSLGLGKGTQPVIFDNPELPPKPCFVTRVAPPFEPDFSLVVPSGAPTAVFEHKTTWLNYAAQEIPRLIDANHGATLVLCASYDDLEALRERLEQEYDGEYPLLFQKKGEPPAALCDEFRAARESVLFGVETFWHGVDFPGDTLTQVIITRLPYPSPASPLMDARHRCLPEAAYWDRYRYETAIKFRQGVGRLIRRETDSGIVVVLDNRLLANRNLAPCPIIEGLHNLPERHRRGRR